One part of the Streptomyces nigra genome encodes these proteins:
- the rpsJ gene encoding 30S ribosomal protein S10, protein MAGQKIRIRLKAYDHEVIDSSAKKIVETVTRTGASVAGPVPLPTEKNVYCVIKSPHKYKDSREHFEMRTHKRLIDILDPTPKTVDSLMRLDLPAGVDIEIKL, encoded by the coding sequence ATGGCGGGACAGAAGATCCGCATCCGGCTCAAGGCCTACGACCACGAGGTCATCGACTCTTCGGCGAAGAAGATCGTCGAGACGGTGACTCGCACTGGTGCGTCGGTCGCGGGCCCGGTGCCGCTGCCCACTGAGAAGAACGTGTACTGCGTCATCAAGTCGCCGCACAAGTACAAGGACTCGCGCGAGCACTTCGAGATGCGCACGCACAAGCGCCTGATCGACATCCTCGACCCGACCCCCAAGACCGTTGACTCTCTGATGCGACTCGACCTCCCGGCCGGTGTCGACATCGAGATCAAGCTCTGA
- a CDS encoding aldo/keto reductase: MQYRTLGRTGVQVSTLALGAMNFGAIGRTTQDEATAIVDAALEAGVNLIDTADFYGEGESEEMVGKAIAGRRDDIVLATKATMPIGEERNHRGSSRRWLHKALDDSLRRLGVDHVDLFQIHRWDPTTTDEETLSALTDLQRAGKIRYFGSSTFPAYRIVQAQWAARELRVGRYVTEQPSYSILQRGIESHVLPVTQEYGLGVLVWSPLASGWLSGAVRKGQEVATSRSKLLPERFDLSIPSNQARSEAVERLAEVADQAGLTLIQLALGFVNAHPAVTAALIGPRTLEHLHSQLAAADTVLSADVLDAIDEIVTPGTDLAPQEKFDTPPALLDASLRRR; encoded by the coding sequence ATGCAGTACCGCACGCTCGGCCGCACCGGCGTCCAGGTCAGCACGCTCGCGCTCGGCGCGATGAACTTCGGCGCCATCGGACGCACCACCCAGGACGAGGCCACCGCCATCGTCGACGCGGCCCTGGAGGCCGGCGTCAACCTCATCGACACCGCCGACTTCTACGGCGAGGGCGAGTCCGAGGAGATGGTCGGCAAGGCCATCGCGGGCCGCCGCGACGACATCGTGCTGGCCACCAAGGCCACCATGCCGATCGGGGAGGAGCGCAATCACCGGGGCAGCTCCCGCCGCTGGCTCCACAAGGCCCTGGACGACAGCCTGCGCCGCCTCGGTGTGGACCACGTCGACCTGTTCCAGATCCACCGCTGGGACCCCACGACGACCGACGAGGAGACCCTGTCGGCCCTGACCGACCTCCAGCGCGCCGGGAAGATCCGCTACTTCGGCTCCTCCACCTTCCCCGCGTACCGCATCGTGCAGGCGCAGTGGGCCGCCCGAGAGCTGCGTGTGGGTCGGTACGTCACCGAGCAGCCCAGCTACTCGATCCTCCAGCGCGGCATCGAGTCGCACGTCCTTCCGGTGACCCAGGAATACGGCCTCGGCGTGCTGGTGTGGAGCCCGCTGGCGTCGGGCTGGCTGTCGGGCGCGGTCCGCAAGGGCCAGGAAGTGGCCACGAGCCGCTCGAAGCTGCTGCCCGAGCGGTTCGACCTCTCGATCCCCTCCAACCAGGCCCGTAGCGAAGCCGTCGAGCGGCTCGCCGAGGTCGCCGACCAGGCCGGTCTCACCCTGATCCAGCTGGCGCTCGGGTTCGTGAACGCCCACCCCGCCGTGACCGCCGCGCTCATCGGCCCCCGCACGCTGGAGCACCTGCACTCCCAGCTCGCCGCCGCCGACACCGTGCTCTCCGCCGACGTCCTCGACGCGATCGACGAGATCGTCACCCCCGGCACCGACCTGGCCCCGCAGGAGAAGTTCGACACGCCTCCCGCGCTGCTCGACGCGTCCCTGCGCCGTCGCTGA
- the tuf gene encoding elongation factor Tu, translating to MAKAKFERTKPHVNIGTIGHIDHGKTTLTAAITKVLHDAYPDLNEASAFDQIDKAPEERQRGITISIAHVEYQTETRHYAHVDCPGHADYIKNMITGAAQMDGAILVVAATDGPMPQTKEHVLLARQVGVPYIVVALNKADMVDDEEILELVELEVRELLSEYEFPGDDVPVVKVSALKALEGDKEWGQSVLDLMAAVDEAIPQPERDVDKPFLMPIEDVFTITGRGTVVTGRIERGVLKVNETVDIIGIKPETTTTTVTGIEMFRKLLDEGQAGENVGLLLRGIKREDVERGQVIIKPGSVTPHTEFEAQAYILSKDEGGRHTPFFNNYRPQFYFRTTDVTGVVTLPEGTEMVMPGDNTEMKVELIQPVAMEEGLKFAIREGGRTVGAGQVTKINK from the coding sequence GTGGCGAAGGCGAAGTTCGAGCGGACTAAGCCCCACGTCAACATCGGCACCATCGGTCACATCGACCACGGTAAGACGACCCTTACGGCCGCCATTACCAAGGTGCTGCACGACGCGTACCCGGACCTGAACGAGGCCTCGGCCTTCGACCAGATCGACAAGGCTCCCGAGGAGCGCCAGCGCGGTATCACCATCTCCATCGCGCACGTCGAGTACCAGACCGAGACGCGTCACTACGCCCACGTCGACTGCCCCGGTCACGCGGACTACATCAAGAACATGATCACGGGTGCGGCGCAGATGGACGGCGCCATCCTCGTGGTCGCCGCCACCGACGGCCCGATGCCGCAGACCAAGGAGCACGTGCTCCTGGCCCGCCAGGTCGGCGTCCCGTACATCGTCGTCGCCCTGAACAAGGCCGACATGGTGGACGACGAGGAGATCCTGGAGCTCGTCGAGCTCGAGGTCCGTGAGCTCCTCTCCGAGTACGAGTTCCCGGGCGACGACGTTCCCGTCGTCAAGGTCTCGGCGCTCAAGGCGCTCGAGGGCGACAAGGAGTGGGGCCAGTCGGTCCTGGACCTGATGGCCGCCGTCGACGAGGCGATCCCGCAGCCCGAGCGTGACGTCGACAAGCCGTTCCTGATGCCGATCGAGGACGTCTTCACCATCACCGGTCGCGGTACGGTCGTCACCGGCCGCATCGAGCGTGGTGTCCTCAAGGTCAACGAGACCGTCGACATCATCGGCATCAAGCCGGAGACGACCACCACCACGGTCACCGGCATCGAGATGTTCCGCAAGCTGCTCGACGAGGGCCAGGCCGGTGAGAACGTCGGTCTGCTGCTCCGCGGCATCAAGCGCGAGGACGTCGAGCGCGGCCAGGTCATCATCAAGCCGGGCTCGGTCACCCCGCACACCGAGTTCGAGGCGCAGGCCTACATCCTGTCCAAGGACGAGGGTGGCCGCCACACGCCGTTCTTCAACAACTACCGTCCGCAGTTCTACTTCCGTACGACGGACGTGACCGGCGTCGTGACCCTCCCCGAGGGCACCGAGATGGTCATGCCGGGTGACAACACCGAGATGAAGGTGGAGCTCATCCAGCCCGTCGCCATGGAAGAGGGCCTGAAGTTCGCCATCCGTGAGGGTGGCCGGACGGTCGGCGCCGGCCAGGTCACCAAGATCAACAAGTAA
- the gdhA gene encoding NADP-specific glutamate dehydrogenase, translating into MSSRPDPKSSLDRLRAEVERRNPAEPEFHQAAREVLETLAPVLAARPEYAEPGLVERLVEPERQIMFRVPWQDDHGRVHVNRGFRVEFNSALGPYKGGLRFHPSVNLGIIKFLGFEQIFKNALTGLGIGGGKGGSDFDPQGRSDAEVMRFCQSFMSELYRHIGEYTDIPAGDIGVGAREIGYLFGQYRRITNRWEGGVLTGKSAGWGGSLIRPEATGYGNVLFTEAMLRSRGEDLEGQTAVVSGSGNVAIHTIEKLAALGANPVTCSDSGGYVVDDKGIDVELLRRIKEVERGRVSEYAERRGASARYVPGGRVWEVPADVALPSATQNELNAVDADTLIRNGVKAVSEGANMPTTPEAVQLFQRAGVAFGPGKAANAGGVAVSALEMTQNASRTSWKADQVERELARIMADIHTTCAETAERYGAPGDYVTGANIAGFERVADAMLAQGVI; encoded by the coding sequence GTGTCCTCCCGACCCGATCCCAAGTCCTCCCTCGACCGTCTGCGTGCCGAGGTGGAGCGCCGCAACCCCGCGGAGCCGGAGTTCCACCAGGCCGCCCGCGAGGTGCTGGAGACGCTCGCACCGGTGCTCGCCGCACGGCCCGAGTACGCGGAGCCGGGGCTCGTGGAGCGGCTGGTCGAGCCCGAGCGGCAGATCATGTTCCGGGTCCCGTGGCAGGACGACCACGGGCGGGTCCACGTCAACCGCGGCTTCCGCGTCGAGTTCAACAGCGCCCTCGGCCCCTACAAGGGCGGTCTGCGCTTCCACCCCTCGGTGAACCTCGGCATCATCAAGTTCCTGGGCTTCGAGCAGATCTTCAAGAACGCGCTCACCGGGCTCGGTATCGGCGGCGGCAAGGGCGGCAGCGACTTCGACCCGCAGGGCCGCAGCGACGCCGAGGTCATGCGCTTCTGCCAGTCCTTCATGAGCGAGCTGTACCGGCACATCGGCGAGTACACGGACATCCCCGCCGGTGACATCGGCGTCGGCGCCCGGGAGATCGGCTACCTGTTCGGCCAGTACCGGCGCATCACCAACCGCTGGGAGGGCGGCGTCCTCACCGGCAAGAGCGCCGGCTGGGGCGGCTCGCTGATCCGCCCGGAGGCCACCGGGTACGGCAACGTGCTCTTCACCGAGGCCATGCTGCGCTCCCGGGGCGAGGACCTGGAGGGCCAGACCGCCGTCGTCTCCGGCTCCGGCAACGTCGCCATCCACACCATCGAGAAGCTGGCCGCCCTCGGCGCCAACCCGGTCACCTGCTCCGACTCCGGCGGCTATGTCGTCGACGACAAGGGCATCGACGTGGAGCTGCTGCGCCGGATCAAGGAGGTCGAGCGCGGCCGGGTGAGCGAGTACGCCGAGCGCCGGGGCGCCTCCGCGCGCTATGTGCCCGGTGGACGCGTCTGGGAGGTCCCCGCGGACGTCGCCCTGCCGTCGGCCACCCAGAACGAGCTGAACGCCGTCGACGCCGACACGCTCATCCGCAACGGCGTGAAGGCGGTCTCCGAGGGCGCGAACATGCCCACCACGCCGGAGGCCGTGCAACTGTTCCAGCGGGCCGGGGTCGCCTTCGGCCCGGGCAAGGCGGCCAACGCCGGCGGTGTCGCGGTCAGCGCGCTGGAGATGACCCAGAACGCCTCGCGCACGTCGTGGAAGGCCGACCAGGTCGAGCGTGAACTCGCCCGCATCATGGCCGACATCCACACCACCTGCGCCGAGACCGCCGAGCGCTACGGCGCTCCGGGCGACTATGTGACCGGTGCGAACATCGCGGGCTTCGAGCGGGTGGCCGACGCGATGCTGGCCCAGGGCGTCATCTGA
- the rpsG gene encoding 30S ribosomal protein S7 produces MPRKGPAPKRPVIIDPVYGSPLVTSLINKVLLNGKRSTAERIVYGAMEGLREKTGNDPIITLKRALENIKPTLEVKSRRVGGATYQVPIEVKPGRANTLALRWLVGYSRARREKTMTERLLNELLDASNGLGAAVKKREDTHKMAESNKAFAHYRW; encoded by the coding sequence ATGCCTCGTAAGGGCCCCGCCCCGAAGCGCCCGGTCATCATCGACCCGGTCTACGGCTCTCCTCTGGTGACCTCCCTGATCAACAAGGTGCTGCTGAACGGCAAGCGCTCCACCGCCGAGCGCATCGTCTACGGCGCCATGGAGGGTCTGCGTGAGAAGACGGGCAACGACCCGATCATCACGCTGAAGCGCGCGCTTGAGAACATCAAGCCGACCCTCGAGGTCAAGTCCCGCCGTGTCGGTGGTGCGACGTACCAGGTTCCGATCGAGGTCAAGCCCGGTCGTGCCAACACGCTCGCGCTGCGCTGGCTGGTCGGTTACTCCCGCGCCCGTCGCGAGAAGACCATGACCGAGCGTCTGCTCAACGAGCTCCTCGACGCGTCGAACGGCCTCGGTGCGGCCGTGAAGAAGCGCGAGGACACCCACAAGATGGCCGAGTCCAACAAGGCCTTCGCGCACTACCGCTGGTAG
- the rpsL gene encoding 30S ribosomal protein S12, with protein sequence MPTIQQLVRKGRQDKVEKNKTPALEGSPQRRGVCTRVFTTTPKKPNSALRKVARVRLTSGIEVTAYIPGEGHNLQEHSIVLVRGGRVKDLPGVRYKIIRGSLDTQGVKNRKQARSRYGAKKEK encoded by the coding sequence GTGCCTACGATCCAGCAGCTGGTCCGCAAGGGCCGGCAGGACAAGGTCGAGAAGAACAAGACGCCCGCACTCGAGGGTTCCCCTCAGCGTCGTGGCGTCTGCACGCGTGTGTTCACGACCACCCCGAAGAAGCCGAACTCGGCCCTGCGTAAGGTCGCGCGTGTGCGTCTGACCAGCGGGATCGAGGTCACCGCTTACATTCCGGGTGAGGGACACAACCTGCAGGAGCACTCCATCGTGCTCGTGCGCGGCGGCCGTGTGAAGGACCTGCCGGGTGTTCGCTACAAGATCATCCGCGGCTCCCTCGACACCCAGGGTGTCAAGAACCGCAAGCAGGCCCGCAGCCGCTACGGCGCCAAGAAGGAGAAGTAA
- the fusA gene encoding elongation factor G: MATTSLDLARVRNIGIMAHIDAGKTTTTERILFYTGVSYKIGEVHDGAATMDWMEQEQERGITITSAATTCHWPLEDNDYTINIIDTPGHVDFTVEVERSLRVLDGAVTVFDGVAGVEPQSETVWRQADRYGVPRICFVNKLDRTGAEFHRCVDMISDRLGAQPLVMQLPIGAEADFKGVVDLVRMKALVWSAEAAKGEMYDVVDIPATHTEAAEEYRGKLIEGVAENDEEIMELYLEGQEPTEEQLYAAIRRITIASGKSSDTTVTPVFCGTAFKNKGVQPLLDAVVRYLPTPLDVEAIEGHDVKDPEVVVKRKPSDEEPLSALAFKIMSDPHLGKLTFVRVYSGRLESGTQVLNSVKGKKERIGKIYRMHANKREEIESVGAGDIVAVMGLKQTTTGETLSDDKQPVILESMDFPAPVIQVAIEPKSKGDQEKLGVAIQRLAEEDPSFQVHSDEETGQTIIGGMGELHLEVLVDRMRREFKVEANVGKPQVAYRETIRKAVERVDYTHKKQTGGTGQFAKVQIAIEPIEGGDASYEFVNKVTGGRIPKEYIPSVDAGAQEAMQFGILAGYEMTGVRVTLLDGGYHEVDSSELAFKIAGSQAFKEAARKASPVLLEPMMAVEVTTPEDYMGEVIGDINSRRGQIQAMEERAGARVVKGLVPLSEMFGYVGDLRSKTSGRASYSMQFDSYAEVPRNVAEEIIAKAKGE, from the coding sequence ATGGCTACCACTTCACTTGACCTGGCCAGGGTCCGCAATATCGGGATCATGGCCCACATCGACGCGGGCAAGACGACCACCACCGAGCGGATCCTCTTCTACACCGGCGTCAGCTACAAGATCGGTGAAGTCCACGACGGCGCTGCCACCATGGACTGGATGGAGCAGGAGCAGGAGCGTGGCATCACGATCACCTCTGCTGCCACCACCTGTCACTGGCCGCTCGAGGACAACGACTACACGATCAACATCATCGACACCCCGGGTCACGTCGACTTCACGGTCGAGGTGGAGCGTTCGCTCCGCGTGCTCGACGGTGCCGTCACGGTGTTCGACGGTGTCGCCGGTGTCGAGCCGCAGTCCGAGACGGTGTGGCGTCAGGCCGACCGTTACGGCGTGCCGCGCATCTGCTTCGTGAACAAGCTGGACCGCACCGGTGCCGAGTTCCACCGCTGCGTCGACATGATCTCGGACCGCCTTGGTGCGCAGCCGCTGGTCATGCAGCTTCCGATCGGTGCCGAGGCCGACTTCAAGGGCGTCGTGGACCTGGTCCGCATGAAGGCGCTCGTGTGGTCCGCCGAGGCCGCCAAGGGCGAGATGTACGACGTCGTCGACATCCCGGCCACGCACACCGAGGCTGCCGAGGAGTACCGCGGCAAGCTGATCGAGGGCGTCGCCGAGAACGACGAAGAGATCATGGAGCTGTACCTGGAGGGCCAGGAGCCCACCGAGGAGCAGCTGTACGCCGCGATCCGTCGCATCACCATCGCGTCCGGCAAGTCGAGCGACACCACGGTCACCCCGGTGTTCTGCGGCACCGCGTTCAAGAACAAGGGCGTCCAGCCCCTGCTCGACGCGGTCGTGCGCTACCTGCCGACCCCCCTCGACGTCGAGGCCATCGAGGGCCACGACGTCAAGGACCCCGAGGTCGTCGTCAAGCGCAAGCCGTCCGACGAGGAGCCGCTGTCGGCGCTGGCGTTCAAGATCATGAGCGACCCGCACCTCGGCAAGCTCACGTTCGTCCGCGTGTACTCCGGTCGCCTGGAGTCCGGCACCCAGGTGCTGAACTCCGTCAAGGGCAAGAAGGAGCGCATCGGCAAGATCTACCGCATGCACGCGAACAAGCGTGAGGAGATCGAGTCGGTGGGCGCCGGCGACATCGTCGCCGTCATGGGCCTCAAGCAGACCACCACCGGTGAGACGCTGAGCGACGACAAGCAGCCGGTGATCCTGGAGTCCATGGACTTCCCGGCGCCGGTCATCCAGGTCGCCATCGAGCCCAAGTCCAAGGGTGACCAGGAGAAGCTGGGTGTCGCCATCCAGCGTCTCGCGGAGGAGGACCCCTCCTTCCAGGTCCACTCGGACGAGGAGACCGGCCAGACCATCATCGGTGGTATGGGCGAGCTGCACCTCGAGGTGCTGGTCGACCGTATGCGCCGTGAGTTCAAGGTCGAGGCCAACGTCGGCAAGCCGCAGGTCGCGTACCGTGAGACGATCCGCAAGGCCGTCGAGCGCGTCGACTACACGCACAAGAAGCAGACTGGTGGTACCGGCCAGTTCGCCAAGGTGCAGATCGCGATCGAGCCGATCGAGGGCGGCGACGCCTCGTACGAGTTCGTGAACAAGGTCACCGGTGGCCGTATCCCGAAGGAGTACATCCCTTCGGTGGACGCCGGTGCGCAGGAGGCCATGCAGTTCGGCATCCTCGCGGGCTACGAGATGACCGGCGTGCGTGTCACGCTGCTCGACGGTGGCTACCACGAGGTCGACTCCTCCGAGCTCGCGTTCAAGATCGCCGGCTCGCAGGCCTTCAAGGAGGCCGCGCGCAAGGCCAGCCCCGTGCTGCTCGAGCCGATGATGGCCGTCGAGGTCACCACGCCCGAGGACTACATGGGCGAGGTCATCGGTGACATCAACTCCCGCCGTGGCCAGATCCAGGCCATGGAGGAGCGGGCGGGTGCTCGCGTCGTGAAGGGCCTCGTGCCCCTCTCGGAGATGTTCGGTTACGTCGGCGACCTGCGCAGCAAGACGTCCGGCCGGGCCAGCTACTCCATGCAGTTCGACTCCTACGCCGAGGTTCCGCGGAACGTCGCCGAGGAGATCATCGCGAAGGCCAAGGGCGAGTAA
- a CDS encoding DUF1707 and DUF4190 domain-containing protein, whose amino-acid sequence MTQPSWPPWQPWQAHGPQPWQRDAGGVPQPWAGAAAPVMLASHADRERAVDVLRAGFGEGRLEKSEFEQRVARAYAARTVGELALLVADLPQGPLPLPAPVTPVPRTFLPVDRPRTNGKAVGSAVCGVLCLMSFGLAGIPAVVLGHSARAGIRRTGEGGDGLALTGLVLGWLSNAAWAALLTLMIVAAAVSA is encoded by the coding sequence ATGACTCAGCCGTCGTGGCCGCCGTGGCAGCCCTGGCAGGCGCACGGCCCGCAGCCGTGGCAGAGGGACGCGGGCGGTGTGCCGCAGCCCTGGGCGGGGGCCGCCGCCCCCGTGATGCTCGCCTCGCACGCCGACCGTGAGCGGGCCGTGGACGTCCTCAGAGCCGGGTTCGGGGAGGGACGCCTGGAGAAGTCCGAGTTCGAGCAGCGGGTCGCGCGGGCCTACGCGGCTCGTACGGTGGGGGAGCTGGCCCTGCTGGTCGCCGATCTGCCCCAGGGGCCGCTGCCGCTGCCGGCGCCCGTCACACCGGTGCCGCGGACCTTCCTGCCCGTCGACCGGCCGCGGACCAACGGCAAGGCGGTCGGTTCGGCCGTCTGCGGGGTGCTCTGCCTGATGAGTTTCGGACTCGCCGGCATACCGGCCGTGGTGCTGGGGCACTCGGCCCGTGCGGGGATACGGCGTACGGGCGAGGGCGGTGACGGGCTCGCGCTGACGGGGCTCGTCCTCGGCTGGCTGTCGAACGCGGCGTGGGCGGCGCTGCTGACGCTGATGATCGTGGCCGCGGCCGTGTCCGCGTGA
- a CDS encoding LLM class flavin-dependent oxidoreductase, translating to MSGTPRPSFGIMTAPSQVGYDDLVRVWREADEVPEVEHAWLFDHLMPIFGDPQGPIFEGWTLLAALAAQTGRLRLGVLVTSNRFRAPAHLAKIATTVGVVSGGRLDFGIGVGSRPHPPEARREYPAHGLPFLEPAQAVESLAEACTVIRRLWTAEEPFDFHGTHHRLTGAFARPQPVQRPHPPILVGGRSSATLRVAAVHADMWNVPGGDIDDVVRRSALLDRYCADIGRDPASIVRSIHLPVDTGRPDAVRDAVGEALEAGFRHVVLGLPAPFPEGIARWVAEEVIRPSAG from the coding sequence ATGTCCGGAACCCCCCGACCCAGCTTCGGGATCATGACCGCGCCCTCGCAGGTCGGTTACGACGACCTCGTCCGCGTCTGGCGCGAGGCGGACGAGGTCCCCGAGGTCGAGCACGCCTGGCTGTTCGACCACCTCATGCCCATCTTCGGCGACCCCCAGGGGCCGATCTTCGAGGGCTGGACGCTGCTCGCCGCCCTCGCGGCACAGACCGGGCGACTCCGGCTCGGGGTCCTGGTGACCAGCAACCGGTTCCGGGCGCCCGCGCATCTCGCCAAGATCGCGACGACGGTGGGCGTCGTCTCCGGCGGGCGACTGGACTTCGGCATCGGGGTGGGCTCACGGCCCCACCCTCCGGAGGCCCGGCGCGAGTACCCGGCCCACGGGCTGCCCTTCCTGGAGCCGGCCCAGGCGGTCGAGAGCCTCGCCGAGGCGTGCACGGTGATCCGCCGGCTGTGGACCGCGGAGGAGCCGTTCGACTTCCACGGCACCCATCACCGGCTGACCGGGGCCTTCGCCCGCCCCCAGCCCGTGCAGCGCCCGCATCCGCCGATCCTCGTCGGCGGCCGGTCGTCGGCGACGCTGCGCGTGGCCGCGGTCCACGCCGACATGTGGAACGTGCCGGGCGGCGACATCGACGACGTGGTGCGGCGCAGCGCCCTGCTGGACCGGTACTGCGCCGACATCGGCCGCGACCCCGCGTCGATCGTCCGGTCGATCCACCTCCCGGTCGACACCGGCCGGCCCGACGCCGTACGGGATGCCGTGGGGGAGGCGCTGGAGGCGGGGTTCCGGCATGTCGTGCTGGGGCTGCCGGCGCCGTTTCCCGAGGGCATCGCCCGGTGGGTGGCGGAGGAGGTGATCCGTCCGTCGGCGGGATGA
- a CDS encoding TetR/AcrR family transcriptional regulator — MSDSDQRDGSAATSRRKDARRNKETLLDAAAAVFVTSGVDAPVRDIAARAGVGTGTLYRHFPTRADLIIAVYRHQVDACAEAGPALLEEAPTPHAALRRWIDLFVDFLVTKHGLAAVLRSDQSGFTALHEYFLDRLVPVCADLLAAAVAAGEIRDDVPALTLLRGVGNLCIGAENDPDHDARRLAAVLVDGLRRTP; from the coding sequence GTGAGCGACAGCGACCAGCGCGACGGAAGCGCGGCCACGTCCCGGCGGAAGGACGCCCGGCGCAACAAGGAGACGCTGCTCGACGCGGCCGCCGCGGTCTTCGTCACCTCGGGCGTGGACGCCCCCGTGCGTGACATCGCCGCCCGCGCCGGCGTCGGCACGGGCACCCTCTACCGGCACTTCCCGACCCGCGCGGACCTGATCATCGCCGTCTACCGACATCAGGTGGACGCCTGCGCCGAGGCCGGTCCCGCGCTGCTCGAAGAGGCGCCGACCCCGCACGCGGCCCTGCGCCGCTGGATCGACCTGTTCGTGGACTTCCTGGTCACCAAGCACGGGCTCGCCGCCGTGCTGCGCTCCGACCAGTCCGGCTTCACTGCCCTGCACGAGTACTTCCTGGACCGTCTGGTGCCCGTCTGCGCCGACCTGCTGGCCGCGGCCGTCGCCGCCGGCGAGATCCGCGACGACGTCCCGGCCCTCACGCTGCTGCGCGGCGTCGGCAACCTCTGCATCGGCGCCGAGAACGACCCCGACCACGACGCCCGCCGGCTCGCCGCGGTACTGGTCGACGGGCTGCGCCGCACCCCCTGA
- a CDS encoding endo-1,4-beta-xylanase: MRPLRFATVALATAALALPLLGGSASATPKAGPKAPPHAHAAPDRLRAAAPEGFVIGTAVAGGGHHLEQDYPDPFTYDKEYRKVLGREFSSVSPENQMKWDYIHPERDRYDFGQADAIVEFARKNHQVVRGHTLLWHSQNPAWLENGDFTEAELRGILREHITKVVGRYKGRIQQWDVANEIFDDQGNLRTRDNIWIRELGPGIVADAFRWAHRADPKAKLFLNDYNVESVNAKSDAYYALVKDLRAQRVPVHGFSVQGHLSTRYGFPGDLADNLRRFDALGLETAVTELDVRMDVPEGSVPTPAQEKQQAEYYQRMLQACLEVEGCNSFTIWGFTDKYSWVPVFFQGEGFATVMTDGFGRKPAYYALRDTLKDAREDDCGKGGPKGPKHPGH; the protein is encoded by the coding sequence ATGAGACCCCTTCGTTTCGCCACCGTGGCCCTCGCCACCGCAGCACTGGCCCTGCCGCTCCTGGGCGGTTCGGCGTCCGCCACCCCGAAGGCCGGCCCCAAGGCGCCGCCGCACGCCCACGCAGCGCCCGACCGGCTGCGCGCGGCCGCCCCCGAAGGTTTCGTGATCGGCACGGCCGTGGCCGGCGGCGGCCACCACCTGGAGCAGGACTACCCGGACCCGTTCACATACGACAAGGAGTACCGGAAGGTCCTGGGGCGGGAGTTCAGCTCGGTCTCGCCCGAGAACCAGATGAAGTGGGACTACATCCACCCCGAGCGCGACCGCTACGACTTCGGACAGGCGGACGCGATCGTCGAGTTCGCGCGCAAGAACCACCAAGTGGTGCGCGGGCACACGCTGTTGTGGCACAGCCAGAACCCCGCGTGGCTGGAGAACGGCGACTTCACCGAGGCGGAGCTGCGCGGCATCCTGCGCGAGCACATCACCAAGGTGGTCGGCCGGTACAAGGGCAGGATCCAGCAGTGGGACGTGGCGAACGAGATCTTCGACGACCAGGGCAACCTGCGTACGCGGGACAACATCTGGATCCGTGAGCTCGGTCCGGGGATCGTCGCGGACGCGTTCCGCTGGGCGCACCGGGCGGACCCGAAGGCGAAGCTGTTCCTCAACGACTACAACGTCGAGAGCGTCAACGCGAAGAGTGACGCGTACTACGCGCTGGTGAAGGATCTGCGCGCGCAGCGGGTGCCGGTGCACGGCTTCTCGGTGCAGGGCCACCTGAGCACGCGCTACGGCTTCCCCGGCGACCTCGCCGACAACCTGCGCCGCTTCGACGCGCTCGGCCTGGAGACGGCGGTCACCGAGCTGGACGTCCGCATGGACGTCCCGGAGGGCTCGGTCCCGACCCCGGCCCAGGAGAAGCAGCAGGCGGAGTACTACCAGCGGATGCTGCAGGCGTGCCTGGAGGTCGAGGGCTGCAACTCGTTCACCATCTGGGGCTTCACCGACAAGTACTCGTGGGTCCCGGTGTTCTTCCAGGGCGAGGGCTTCGCGACGGTCATGACGGACGGCTTCGGCCGCAAGCCGGCGTACTACGCGCTGCGCGACACGCTGAAGGACGCCCGCGAGGACGACTGCGGGAAGGGCGGTCCGAAGGGGCCGAAGCACCCTGGGCACTGA